The Sphingorhabdus lutea genome segment AGATGGAAAATTTATGATAGTGCTAGATTCCCTAATGGTGAAAATCGCGCTTATCGGTTTATTGGGCGTTGGCGCACAATGGATTGCATGGCGGATCAACAAACCGGCCATTGCGTTAATGTTATTCGCAGGTGTGATGGCAGGGCCCGTTTTGGGGATAATCAACCCGCGCGCGGATTTTGGCACTTTATTAGAACCCATTGTCAAATTGGCGGTGGCGGTTATCCTGTTCGAAGGGGGGCTTAGCCTTAATTTTAAGGATTTGCGCCATGCGGGCAGTGGGGTATTGCGGCTTGTCATTGTGGGCGTGCCTGTTGGCTGGGTGCTTGGCACAATGGCGGGTTATTATGGCGCGAACCTATCGCTTGGCGTTGCGGCATTATTTGGCGGAATTTTGGTGGTTACCGGCCCAACGGTTATCGGCCCGATGCTGCGTTCGCTGCGCGTCGGCAACCGTGTTCGTGATATTTTAAAATGGGAAGGCATTGTTAACGACCCGATTGGCGCTTTGCTTGCCGTTGCCATTTATACCTATATTCACTATGTTTCCTTAAATGCTGGTCCGGTCAATTTGGTCGAAATTTCTGCCATTGTCCTTGGCTCTAGCATTATTGCAGGTGCAATTGGCGCGGCATTGGGCTTTGCATTAGTATATATTTTCCCGCGTGGATGGGTGCCGGAATATTTAAAAGCACCCGTTTTATTGGTGGCTGTTATTGGCGGTTTTGTTGGCGCGGATTTAATCATGCATGAAACCGGCCTTATCACCGTGACCATTATGGGTGTGGTGATGGCCAACCGCCCCACATTTTCCAGCCGCGCATTAAGACGGTTTAAGGAAGATTTGTCTGTATTGCTCATTTCCGGCGTGTTTATCCTGCTTTCCGCCACATTGGATTGGGAAACCATGCAAAAATTCCAACCTATATTTTTGGTATTTTTGGGGATGCTATTATTCATCGTGCGTCCGGTTACCGTGCTGACCAGTCTGGCATTTAGCGATGTTCCATGGCGTGAAAGATTATTTATCGCATGGATTGCACCGCGCGGCGTAGTGGCCATTGCGGTGACCAGCTTATTCGCCATTCGTTTGGTGGAATTGGGTTATGAAGGGGCGGATGCCTTAATCCCCTTGGTCTTTGGCGTGGTGATTGTCACCATTTTCGCCCATGGTTTTTCCGCAGGATATGTTGCCCGCTTCCTTGGCATTGATCAGGGTAAAAGCGAGGATATTTTGTTGGTCGGGTCAAATCGGTGGAATATTGCCTTTGGTAAATTTTTATCCAGCATGGATTTAAATGTCGTGATTGCGGATCAAAGCAAATATGCATTGCGCAACGCCCGCAAGGCAGGGTTGGAAACCCATTGCGGCGAAGTATCGGAAAGCGCACATGGCCATGAATTGGACATTGGCCGTTTCCAACATTTATTGGTCGGGACAGAGGGCGATAGCTATAATTTATTGGTCGCAAATGATTTGGGGCCAGAGGTTGGGTTTGAATCACTGACCATCATGTCGGGCGAAGATGCAATAAACCATCATAATCGCGCCCGCGTTTTATTTGCCAGTGGGGCAAGTTTTGAATTGCTGGACGATCGGATTTATTCGGGTTGGGAATTTAGCAAAACCCGCATCACCGAAAAATTCACCTATAGCGATTTTAGGGCAAATTTAATCGAGGATGAAGAACCGGTCGCGGTACTGAAACCGGATAATCGCTTATTATTCTTTGCTGTGGGCAGCAGCCCAACGGTTGAACCCGATGATGTCATTATCAGCTTTGTTCAGCCCGACACGCCCGAAGAACGCAAGGCGCAGCGTGAGGCGGAAAAACAGCGCAATGACAAATAATCACCTTTCAACTTAGGGGCGGTAAAATGCCCCCCAAATATCCGCACATAAATTAAATATATGATTTATCTGGCCGCGCGCGCGCCAAAAATCGCGCTACCCACACGGACATGGGTTGCCCCCAATGTGATGGCGACTTCATAATCCGCCG includes the following:
- a CDS encoding cation:proton antiporter, with amino-acid sequence MIVLDSLMVKIALIGLLGVGAQWIAWRINKPAIALMLFAGVMAGPVLGIINPRADFGTLLEPIVKLAVAVILFEGGLSLNFKDLRHAGSGVLRLVIVGVPVGWVLGTMAGYYGANLSLGVAALFGGILVVTGPTVIGPMLRSLRVGNRVRDILKWEGIVNDPIGALLAVAIYTYIHYVSLNAGPVNLVEISAIVLGSSIIAGAIGAALGFALVYIFPRGWVPEYLKAPVLLVAVIGGFVGADLIMHETGLITVTIMGVVMANRPTFSSRALRRFKEDLSVLLISGVFILLSATLDWETMQKFQPIFLVFLGMLLFIVRPVTVLTSLAFSDVPWRERLFIAWIAPRGVVAIAVTSLFAIRLVELGYEGADALIPLVFGVVIVTIFAHGFSAGYVARFLGIDQGKSEDILLVGSNRWNIAFGKFLSSMDLNVVIADQSKYALRNARKAGLETHCGEVSESAHGHELDIGRFQHLLVGTEGDSYNLLVANDLGPEVGFESLTIMSGEDAINHHNRARVLFASGASFELLDDRIYSGWEFSKTRITEKFTYSDFRANLIEDEEPVAVLKPDNRLLFFAVGSSPTVEPDDVIISFVQPDTPEERKAQREAEKQRNDK